One window from the genome of Salvelinus fontinalis isolate EN_2023a chromosome 3, ASM2944872v1, whole genome shotgun sequence encodes:
- the comtb gene encoding LOW QUALITY PROTEIN: catechol O-methyltransferase B (The sequence of the model RefSeq protein was modified relative to this genomic sequence to represent the inferred CDS: substituted 1 base at 1 genomic stop codon), whose product MGTVVQVQLVEGASGAWIPRLKEHFGVQAFDLVFRDHWKDCYLPDTKLLEECGLIQKGTVMLADYVICPGTPDYLXYVRNSSRYNSHYYRSHLEYTKAENVLEKSVFLGY is encoded by the exons atggg tactgttgtccaggtgcaGCTAGTGGAGGGAGCCTCAGGAGCTTGGATCCCTCGATTGAAGGAACATTTCGGAGTCCAGGCGTTTGACTTAGTTTTCCGGGACCACTGGAAAGATTGCTACCTTCCTGACACAAAACTTCTGGAG gagtgtGGTCTCATACAGAAAGGCACAGTGATGCTGGCAGACTATGTCATCTGTCCAGGAACCCCTGACTATCTGTAGTACGTACGCAACAGCTCTCGCTACAACAGCCACTACTACAGATCACACCTGGAGTACACTAAAGCAGAGAACGTCCTGGAGAAGTCTGTGTTCTTAGGGTACTAG